AGCTGTTCACTCGAGTCATTGGTACTTCCTGTTAACAACAGTTCCTTTTCCACATTAATCTTAGACGTAGAATCACGAGAATTATTAGCTCCTTTATCAGCGAGATCAGACACAGATTTAGTAGTGTCACTGTAAGTAACATCACTCTCACCACTGCTGCAATCACTCACATAGGGAACACTACACTTTTGGAGAGGCTTGCTCGGTTCAGATGAatctccagtcatttcagcatcgTCAGCACTTGAGGACAGGTCAGAGCTGAGAAGGATTACAAAGGAGGAGGTCACAGAGGTTGTGTCCTCAGATTCAGTCAGACAGGAGGACGAGGAAGATGTGGGCATGGTGGTGTTGAGCGACGTCTCAGAGGAGTCCTGAGAGGATGGAACGCAATACCAGACGCCTCTTATTCCAtcactactgctgctgctgccgccacaaacacacactctgctgctgctgccacaAACACACTCACTGCAAGTACTGAGAGAAGACACTGGGTCCATCAGTTCTGAAGATGATGTGACCTTACTGTTGCTGGAAAATGTCCCAAGAAAGACACTGTCACTCAGACTGACAGAATCCAGTGCTGATGTCACCACATCTACAGCAGATGAGGCAGATGTTGTGACCGATGAGACCTCCTGCACATGTTTCACTTGTGTTGCTGATGGAAGGTCTGAGCAGCTCATGAGGCTCTGGTGAGGAAGGAGTCTTGGATCCGAGCCCAGCAGCGATAGCACTGAGCCTGAGGACTCGATGATGTGGTTGACCAGCTCACTCAGGTTCAGAGATGGTGTGGAGTACAGAAGCGACGAAGAAGGAGGCATGAGGTTGTCAGAGGAGTTGTGGTCTACATCAGCTCGCTTGACATCAACAGTGCCGGGGCAGCTTGAAGAAGACCATGTCAACTGCTTTTTCACTGATGGATATGTAGAACCTTAACACATGTCTCAATGGTTATTTACAGAGTGACATGTAATCTGACAAAAATGGGATGAGGTGAGGATTTGACAGGCCAAGACTTTCCCTGCATGTTATGCTCtccagctctataccatgttgaaGACCATTATAAAACTCATGCACATTTGAGTTGAGGTCATTTTCACCAACAGGGCTTACATTTGGCTGTATACATGGCTGCTCATAACTTTCTAGGCATTAGTTTAAGACTACTGCAACTGGTTAaagtgactttaaaaaaaatttaagattagacaaaaaaaaaaaaaataattatatatatatatatatatatatatatatatatatatatatatatatatatataattttttttttcatgcctgCCCAGGAGCACAAATCAAGTGACATTTTTGCATATTGGCTTCTATAATAACTGCTTTAAACCCTAGCCATTTCATCAGGTCTATTActgattgcaaaaaaaaaaaaaaaaaaaaaaaaagtgtgcaaccCCCCATGGGTAAAAAAGGGCATGAAACTAaattaatatatttaaaaaaaaaccaaaaaaaaaaaaaaaacaagaactaaGGTTATGTATTCTGTAACAAGACAACAGTCCAAAATGTAATCCTATCAGTCTCAGTCCTGATTTAAAGTGGACACGAGCGCAATAACAAATgtccaaacaaacaaaccctattTTTTCACTACATACTTGGTATTttgttacttgttttaaaaaatgtaaaatgcatcatcattgatcattttttttctttaggcaaataaaagcaaagcctattctttctctctctgctccAAAGGTCTTTCATTTTCCCCTCTTATGAACTGTACATCCATTTGTGATTATTCTGCTGTTCAGCCATCAGTGTGGATTTATGCAAGTTATGTAAtccaataatttaaaaaaaagcgctataaaaagtaCTTTTGCATTTCTCTTCCATTGCTGGTAATGGGTTAGTTAGTAGTAGTGTAACAATTGGAAATTTAGCTTAAGGCTTTTTAGCAAGAGTTATTTTCAGACTCCGCTTATTTGAATCTAGACACAAGTCCTGTTTAATAACCCAATCCATTTTAGCAGTAAAGACCACCTTGGTTAAGACCTGATGATATAACCAGCCCCTGAAGTAAACTCTAAGCGCCTTTGGAACCAACCTGACAAGCTTATGCAGGACATACTCAACTCTGAGGTGGCCCCGGTCATGTCATCCTGTAGACAAGCaacaagacatcattagtttgatGTTTGGGGCCAAGAAAACAtgaaatagcaaaaaaaaaaaaaatcaaaaaaaaaaaaaaaatctccaatttCAAGGGAAACATGCCATTTAATAATTCTTACCAACAACTTCTGCAGAGATCGTGACTCGTCATGATCTCCTCTCAGCTCGCTCCCCTCATCCTGACAGCTCACCGCGTGGCCTAAGTGAATCAACTCTTCACCCAGATCCACAGCCTTACACACACGTATGGGGAAAAAGTTATGAAAGAAATCTGGTCCAATGGTGGTCCTTTTTTCTTGACAGGGTAGATGTGGGGAGACaaattattttccagtaacaaCATGCAACAAGTGTTTGATTCCTCTTAGATAACAACAAGCTGCTATCTTTGTATAGTTAAATGATATGAACCGTCTGAAACAAGATAGCTGTCCAATGATAACTGgaactacagtaccagtcaaaaaagtttgtacaccccacttATTCATACgagtttctgtattttgactattttctacattgtagaacaatactgaagacatcaaaactaggaaaaaaaaaccccacatggaacatgtatggaattaagagtttaaaaaacaaaaatgtttcatctttcagattcttcaaagttGCCACCATTTTTCTTGACACttggcacactattggcattatcttaaccagcttcatgaggtagtcacctggaatgcttttcagttaacagacgtcacgtcaaaagttaattagtgcaatttcttgccttcttaatgtgtttgagatcaagcagtaaataataaaaatacagtaactagccctatttcacaactgtagtaatccatattgtcaaaaaacactcagctaagtaaagagaaacgacatccatccttacttgaagacatgaagtgtcttaatttataaaaataaagaaaacccatcgaattagaaggtgtgtccaaactttttactggtactgtatatcgtTAGTGATACAAGAGCTATAAATAGTCATtcaagactttcccatggtgaaAAACTTCTTCCTAAAGTCTTCTTCCATAAACGTTTATTAAATATTCTCCTTCCTGAAAGCTTCTAAATCAcagtgataaataaaaacttctttTAACTGTGACAATCCCTGTGAATTAGTTGTAACTACAGCTTGTGTCTGAGAACAAGTGCGTGAATACAAACCTGTGACCTGCCTTACAGCTGGCACAACAATCAAAGCTGCTGTTGCTTAATCAAGCCCTCCTGATCAAAACTGTGACTTCAACACAGCTGTACTGTAAAGCCTGTGATTTAAAGTACTCTGACCTTTCCCTGGCTGTTATCATACAGCTTTACACTGGGCCAGGAAGACATCTCAGTGTGTGAGTAACTGCACAGTTTGGCTAGTAAAGGCTTCCACTGTGCACAATACGTCAGCCTCTCAAAGTCATCCAGTGCATCCTCCGTCCAAAAATCTCCTGCAACAACAACGTGTACACATTTTAATTAGGATATTAAATCTGAATTTACATTCACTTTACCGTCACACTTTCAATACAAACAAACATGAGCGCTAACCTGCAGGACGCACTTCTGCCAGACTACACTCGATGGCTTGGAAGGGCAAGCTCAAGAAATCGCTCCTAAATCAGCACAgataaaacaagatcaactgtgacctactgctcacttacgtatcccccccactctcgcttataatcacaatgcaagcaatcgaaggaataggacacttattatgaatgttgacttcaacaaataattaaccctgaaacaagtaaagagcagtgttctccccagggatttcaaatagcatcctggtaaagtgTCATTTTGAAAGAACGTCAAAATGCACGCTAtaagtttcgtaaatacattcagtcagtaaacaggaagtcgatgtgcaacagacctgaaaacggtatacacggtatagaaccccaagctgaagtggctatgatttgtggttgctgagaaaaagggtgtttcggacagacagaAATACGGAGAGACagtcagacagaggtaaaccagtatacccccccccccttcgGAGCAGGAGTATAAAGATCAGCCATACTAGACACCAGCATGAACAGGTCACCAGGTGTTGGAACTTCACTGGCTCTGACCTCAGGCTGCGTAACTGATCCCGTGGCAGCTCTCCACTGTCTCCAAAGTCCACGTAGTACAGATCAACCAAACCAGAGCTCATGACGCCCAACACTCGAGCCCGGTTCCATGTGCCGTGGTCCTGATAAGGAGCAGCCACAATGTCCCCTACAACTATAGCATCCACTCGGTGTTCCTGGACAGCACAAACACTCATTTCGGGTTAATCATGTCTGTTTTTcctgcactaaaaaaaaaaagtacatttatGAAACAAGGAGAAATGCACTAAACTCACATGTAACGTGTCTCCTTTATAGAAACGGCTCATCTCAGTAGTCAGTTTGTCGAGCTGAAGTGATCGAACACCTATGATCTGGATCCAAAAGTGTTGGGGATTCTCTGATGCAGACACATAAACCTCTAaatgctcaccaggctggaagCTCAAATCTGGACTTGGGACTGGCATGAGAAGACAAATGAAATACTGAGGAGCATTCGGATTAAATGTACTGTATCTTATTGTACATTCCACAATAAAAATTCACTTTTAGGCAGAAAATGTTTTATTGCCTTTAAAATGTCAGTGTACATGATGGAAACAGTAATACGTATTGAATACTACTGTATTTAACAAGTATAGCAAAACCTCTCCCATTTGCTTTTAATAGGGTGTAAATTATGTTGGTATACAGTAATTCTGCATGAATTTAGTGTTGGATCACAGGATCCGTCACGTAACTAAAACATCTCACcaaaataaacaaaaccaaaatagTGCTCAAGTGGTACAGTGACTAGAGAGGAAACTAGAACTTTCCTTAAAAATAACAAGGCCGCTATACTTGATgagaaatcagaatcagaagtaCAGTACAACACATTAAAGGAGTAGCTTAATGCATGTTTTGGTGATCATTTTTATTACGTGCCCTTAAGTGAAAATGAACCAAAACCCTTCCTTTTTGCCTCTCCTCACACACTGTGGGCTTGCACCATTTTAAGCCTTGTTTAGCTGCTACTTCTGCTGTTCTTACTTTCAAATTTAGAGTACTCCAGTGGTGAAGTAGGTGAGAAAATCTCCTCTTCCTCTGATCTAAGCGAATTTTCCGTTGTGTGGTCCCCAGTGCTGGCAAACCCATTCGAGCCGCTGGCCTGAATAAGTCCCACTTCAGTCAGCGGAGAGAGCAGATCATCTCCATCTGTGTTCTGCATGAGCTCAGTTTCTGGGCCCTGAGGTCTGTGGACTGGTTCCAGTTCTAGGGCTTTCCTTTTCTGGCGCAGAGCAGAGGACTGGCTGATCCGCTTTCGTACCGTCTCATTTTCCATTACCTTTTCCATGATCAAGTCCTAAAagaaaggggagaaaaaaaaaaaaaaaaaaaaaaaaaacacacacacaagctgttgCTTGAGTTATGAAAAATTGCTCCAGAGAcagaacattaacttttttgaccaacaggggacAGGTTCCATTCTTGTTTGTGAACCAAATTTTGAACCCttcagagcatttcaaccaaaaataaactggtttggaacctgaaaagttggttcacagctggaaccaaaatacagCTGTTTTTTTCTAGTgtgaaccatgatgacatcagtggacGTGTCATTAATTTGGAGAGGAATCAGAGTGCAGCAATGGTgaatgcaatggaaaaggatacatcgggggggggggactgaAAACAAAATGTCTGCAAAAAtagaacaaaagctcacaggtaatcaaATCAATGCACACgaccatcttgctactactgtttactcccattATATATTGTGCAGTGCCCTCtgttcatgacacatccttgatcACAATGGTTCCACTCAAACCCAGTGAAAATGTGGGCCAGTTTGCTAGTTGGCACcatggttcaaagaatcctgaacagaaccgaTTCAAAAAGGGGTAATaattgggggggggaggggggatccaacctttaactgaaataaatttattcagagaaaaatccCTCAACAAGAAAATCATTTTCAACACgtaccacaattattggcacgccGAGAAAttacagtgaacacaatgtaactgaagcatgttttccatttaaattgtacatttatgagttgattggagtgtgtaggaactttcaagctgtaatccatgacttcctgattaactggggaacaaatatgaggcaaCACAGAAGCCAAATTCCCTTATTCATCCAtaaaacatgggaaagataagcgagtacacaaaccaaatgagggagaagtgtgttgaccataAGTCAGAGAAAGgttattaaattaaataaattttatatatgttgccaggcaaaacaaacctcgcctgggagCACTTATTTTAGTGTTATAACAACTGATTCAATCTCACAAGTGTGGTCTCGGTTCTTTCAAGGTCACCAATACTAATGAGAACACTGGTtcataagtgtagtgtaaagacactaaatatctgccaaaaagctttatttaaataaataaataaataaataaataaaaaggcagCAACTTACAAAACTTTTTATTTaacttttcagaaggaccaaacaaaagctgtgataatcaaaaggtgaattttctgaaaataaacaccacttactcgatatcgaatcagtagcctcagcaaaccatgaggtgaatttcgtttctcttttttatctgccgattatcttccgatactaagaagttataacgaggtttctcttatttcgtttctaggTCTGATTAATTCTGAAatttatcaagaaatagaacgggtaatcgaacttgatcaagataagtgctgattggttacaaatgctgtgtcctaaatcactcattcactatgccctactcactatatagggaattactatatagtgagctcatcaaTTAAATGATGAAACTTCTTTGctgcggcctttttttttttccttctttgctgtggcactacttttcgtgatgcattgtgtaataacgctcactatacattcaaacagcactacaaaatggcaacttgactatacagtccactatgtagtgagtagggagtgatttgggacacattcgggacaccatttgcaccaaaaacgattttgacctttttggtgaccttgaccagatgaccctcaaaatgttggcggttctatctgagaccaatgcccatctatgctAACAGTTtcctgaagattggtccagccgtggcggcacggtggtgtagtggttagcgctgtcgcctcacggcaaggtggtcctgggttcgagccccggggccggcaagggcctttctgtgtggagtttgcatgttctccccgtgtctgcgtgggtttcctccgggtgctccggtttcccccacagtccaaagacatgcaggttaggttaactggtgactccaaattgaccgtaggtgtgagtgtgaatggttgtccgtgtctatgtgtcagccctgtgatgacctggcgacttgtccagggtgtaccccgcctttcgcccgtagtcagctgggataggctccagcttgcctgcgaccctgtagaaggataaagcggctagagataatgagaatggtccagccgttttcccgtaatgttgctaagacaaaaaaaaaaaaaaaaaactttttttaaatcccaaaaacaatacctcgcaccctggtggactccgtcccaggtgaggtaataaATAGCTccttgcctgaaaatgtccatttctactgttgaggcgataataataaaaaaagtggaCCCCAACTGTAACTGTTACATCGAGttctaatttccaggggtgccaatattaGTGCCACAAGTGTTTTTCTTGAAAACAATTATTTGTtgttgagggatttgtttttctttgaataagTTTATTTCaagtaaaggttggatttttttcttgtgttttcagtgcgagatgaagcaacttcaaaaggtggattttttttttcctaaccctttttactcatctttacaggGATGTCAGTAATCACAGAGGACACTATATGCTGAACTGTGCCTGTTGGAACTGTACATTTTCCTCTCACCCAGTTTCTGACTTACCTTTTAAAGAAACATCATTGTTTTGATTTTGTCTTGACTACTTTAGAGCTTTTACTGAGCACGCCCCCACCACGGACCTGTGAAAGTGAAatcacattgctaaactgcctaaatgacttctttggatgctttgaaacacaaaacaacacaccagcacagaagaccactcctcccccGGACGAGCAGGCTGCATGTCTGGCTCCAGCCAGCgtggagaggaccctctccaggatcaacccatgtaaggcagctggaccagacaacatacctggtcgtgttctgaaggactgtgccatggagctcaaggATGTCCTCGCTGACATGTTTAAtatctccctgaaccaagctgttgtccccacatgtttcaaagctacaaccataataccagtgccaaagaagcccctcccatccagcTATAACGACTATCGGCCcgtagcactgacttccatcatcatgaagtgctttgagcgactggtcatgcagaacatcaagcccatcctccctccctctcatgacctgttccagtttgcatataggtcaaacaggtccacagAGGATGCTATCTCCGCTGCTCTACACCCAGCCCTCATAGAACACCTGCGTGTGAAtactgttcttggattacagttcagcattcaacacaatcattccccagcagctaatacaaaaactcggacatttgggactcaacacctctctttgtaactgggtgctggactttcttacagggaggccacagaacgtTCGGGTCAGtagtaacacctccaggaccatcatgctgagcacaggggccccacaagggtgtgtgctcagcctgctgctcttcaccctgctgacccatgactgtgtaccaatctacagcaccaaccacatcaagtttgcggatgacacgactgtggcgggcctcatcactaacaacaatgaagccaactacaggaatgaggtgagccaactggtccagtggagtaaagacaacaatctcttcctgaacgtggagaagaccaaagagattgtggtCGACTTCAGAAGAGGTCACTCAAAGCATCCCCCTCGGaccatcgacggtgctgcagtggagaaggtgagcagcaccaaattcctaggggtgcacatcactgaggacctctcctggtccaacaccaccacatcgctggccaagaaggctcaaactcgcctctacttcctccgcaaactgaggagtgcacgagtcccaccccctCCATCATGTGCtgtttctacaggggcaccattgagagtgtcctcactggctgcatcactgcgtggtacggaggctgcagtgcctcctgccagaagactctgcaacgcatagtgaacacggccagcaagatcattggtacccctcggccctcccttacggacatctatca
Above is a genomic segment from Neoarius graeffei isolate fNeoGra1 chromosome 14, fNeoGra1.pri, whole genome shotgun sequence containing:
- the tdrkh gene encoding tudor and KH domain-containing protein isoform X1; the encoded protein is MAVVQEGSWKNLSSGRKVVLAAGLSVGATVGYILYRHIWSNRAQQQKTEQSRFSVPLDVYRSITRHQSTFLDLVSQKSGALVNVLPNSEDQSAVCFLLQGTTQQNLLAKHALEKLASDNELINDVLEVPQTAFGRIIGRGGETLKLISRTSGARVNCPRERGRSLDEKGKVTITGTRQEVQRAKDLIMEKVMENETVRKRISQSSALRQKRKALELEPVHRPQGPETELMQNTDGDDLLSPLTEVGLIQASGSNGFASTGDHTTENSLRSEEEEIFSPTSPLEYSKFEIPSPDLSFQPGEHLEVYVSASENPQHFWIQIIGVRSLQLDKLTTEMSRFYKGDTLHEHRVDAIVVGDIVAAPYQDHGTWNRARVLGVMSSGLVDLYYVDFGDSGELPRDQLRSLRSDFLSLPFQAIECSLAEVRPAGDFWTEDALDDFERLTYCAQWKPLLAKLCSYSHTEMSSWPSVKLYDNSQGKAVDLGEELIHLGHAVSCQDEGSELRGDHDESRSLQKLLDDMTGATSELSMSCISLSEVASISGSVDDVLEDEFN
- the tdrkh gene encoding tudor and KH domain-containing protein isoform X2, producing the protein MAVVQEGSWKNLSSGRKVVLAAGLSVGATVGYILYRHIWSNRAQQQKTEQSRFSVPLDVYRSITRHQSTFLDLVSQKSGALVNVLPNSEDQSAVCFLLQGTTQQNLLAKHALEKLASDNELINDVLEVPQTAFGRIIGRGGETLKLISRTSGARVNCPRERGRSLDEKGKVTITGTRQEVQRAKDLIMEKVMENETVRKRISQSSALRQKRKALELEPVHRPQGPETELMQNTDGDDLLSPLTEVGLIQASGSNGFASTGDHTTENSLRSEEEEIFSPTSPLEYSKFEIPSPDLSFQPGEHLEVYVSASENPQHFWIQIIGVRSLQLDKLTTEMSRFYKGDTLHEHRVDAIVVGDIVAAPYQDHGTWNRARVLGVMSSGLVDLYYVDFGDSGELPRDQLRSLRSDFLSLPFQAIECSLAEVRPAGDFWTEDALDDFERLTYCAQWKPLLAKLCSYSHTEMSSWPSVKLYDNSQGKAVDLGEELIHLGHAVSCQDEGSELRGDHDESRSLQKLLDDMTGATSELSMSCISLSEWKSSGATPSMFTGQN